A portion of the Gadus macrocephalus chromosome 10, ASM3116895v1 genome contains these proteins:
- the rmnd5b gene encoding E3 ubiquitin-protein transferase RMND5B isoform X1 → MEQCACVERELEKVLHRFVMYGHQSEERLDELLRSVCEIRGQLVAFGVQDGDLSVLSQTMAQCCKNIKETVQMLASRHKDIHGSVSKVGKAIDRNFDAEVSAVVAETVWDSPERQKYLSETIVEHLYRQGMLNVAEDLCQESGVVIDMSMKQPFLELNRILEALRMQDLRPALEWAVTNRQRLLDLNSSLEFKLHRLYFISLLNGGIGNQLEALQYARHFQPFASQHQRGELSPSPSPSQPSLADPGSTGLDIQILMGSLVYLRHGIENSPYRTLLETNQWAEICNIFTRDACALLGLSVESPLSVSFASGCMALPVLMNIKQVIEQRQCSGVWTHKDELPIEIDLGKKCWYHSVFACPILRQQTSESNPPMKLICGHVISRDALNKLTNAGKLKCPYCPMEQNPSDAKQIFF, encoded by the exons ATGGAgcagtgtgcctgtgtggagCGTGAGCTGGAGAAGGTTCTCCATCGCTTTGTCATGTACGGTCACCAATCGGAGGAGAGGCTGGATGAGCTCTTGAGGAGCGTCTGCGAGATACGGGGACAGCTCGTTGCGTTCG GGGTACAAGATGGAGACCTATCGGTATTGTCTCAAACTATGGCACAGTGTTGTAAGAATATCAAAGAAACAGTCCAAATGCTTGCATCTCGGCATAAGGACATCCATGGCAGCGTTTCAAAAGTAGGGAAGGCAATCGACAGG AATTTCGATGCAGAGGTAAGCGCTGTGGTGGCAGAGACGGTGTGGGACTCACCGGAGAGACAGAAGTACCTGAGCGAGACCATTGTAGAGCATCTATACAGGCAAGGGATGCTCAACGTAGCAGAGGATCTCTGCCAG GAGTCTGGAGTAGTCATAGATATGAGCATGAAGCAGCCTTTCTTGGAGCTCAACCGGATCCTGGAGGCCCTGAGAATGCAGGACCTCAGACCAGCACTGGA GTGGGCCGTGACAAACCGTCAGCGCCTCCTGGACTTGAACAGCAGTCTGGAGTTCAAGCTGCACCGCCTGTACTTCATCAGCCTGCTCAACGGGGGCATCGGCAACCAGCTGGAGGCGCTGCAGTACGCCAGGCACTTCCAGCCCTTCGCGTCCCAGCACCAGAGAGGTGAGCTGAGCCCGAGCCCCAGCCCATCCCAGCCCTCACTGGCTGACCCCGGTAGCACAGGGCTAG ACATCCAGATCCTGATGGGTAGCCTGGTGTACCTGCGCCACGGCATCGAGAACTCCCCCTACCGCACCCTGCTGGAGACCAACCAGTGGGCGGAGATCTGCAACATATTCACCCGGGACGCCTGCGCTCTGCTGGGCCTCTCGGTGGAGTCGCCCCTCAGCGTGAG ctttGCGTCAGGATGCATGGCCTTGCCAGTGCTGATGAACATCAAGCAGGTGATCGAGCAGAGACAGTGCAGTGGAGTGTGGACACACAAGGATGAGCTGCCT ATTGAAATCGACCTGGGTAAGAAGTGCTGGTACCACTCTGTGTTCGCGTGTCCCATCCTCCGCCAGCAGACGTCCGAGAGCAACCCGCCCATGAAGCTTATATGTGGGCACGTCATCTCCAGGGATGCCCTCAACAAACTCACCAACGCTGGGAA attGAAGTGCCCCTACTGCCCGATGGAGCAGAACCCGTCAGACGCCAAGCAGATCTTCTTTTGA
- the rmnd5b gene encoding E3 ubiquitin-protein transferase RMND5B isoform X2 → MEQCACVERELEKVLHRFVMYGHQSEERLDELLRSVCEIRGQLVAFGVQDGDLSVLSQTMAQCCKNIKETVQMLASRHKDIHGSVSKVGKAIDRNFDAEVSAVVAETVWDSPERQKYLSETIVEHLYRQGMLNVAEDLCQESGVVIDMSMKQPFLELNRILEALRMQDLRPALEWAVTNRQRLLDLNSSLEFKLHRLYFISLLNGGIGNQLEALQYARHFQPFASQHQRDIQILMGSLVYLRHGIENSPYRTLLETNQWAEICNIFTRDACALLGLSVESPLSVSFASGCMALPVLMNIKQVIEQRQCSGVWTHKDELPIEIDLGKKCWYHSVFACPILRQQTSESNPPMKLICGHVISRDALNKLTNAGKLKCPYCPMEQNPSDAKQIFF, encoded by the exons ATGGAgcagtgtgcctgtgtggagCGTGAGCTGGAGAAGGTTCTCCATCGCTTTGTCATGTACGGTCACCAATCGGAGGAGAGGCTGGATGAGCTCTTGAGGAGCGTCTGCGAGATACGGGGACAGCTCGTTGCGTTCG GGGTACAAGATGGAGACCTATCGGTATTGTCTCAAACTATGGCACAGTGTTGTAAGAATATCAAAGAAACAGTCCAAATGCTTGCATCTCGGCATAAGGACATCCATGGCAGCGTTTCAAAAGTAGGGAAGGCAATCGACAGG AATTTCGATGCAGAGGTAAGCGCTGTGGTGGCAGAGACGGTGTGGGACTCACCGGAGAGACAGAAGTACCTGAGCGAGACCATTGTAGAGCATCTATACAGGCAAGGGATGCTCAACGTAGCAGAGGATCTCTGCCAG GAGTCTGGAGTAGTCATAGATATGAGCATGAAGCAGCCTTTCTTGGAGCTCAACCGGATCCTGGAGGCCCTGAGAATGCAGGACCTCAGACCAGCACTGGA GTGGGCCGTGACAAACCGTCAGCGCCTCCTGGACTTGAACAGCAGTCTGGAGTTCAAGCTGCACCGCCTGTACTTCATCAGCCTGCTCAACGGGGGCATCGGCAACCAGCTGGAGGCGCTGCAGTACGCCAGGCACTTCCAGCCCTTCGCGTCCCAGCACCAGAGAG ACATCCAGATCCTGATGGGTAGCCTGGTGTACCTGCGCCACGGCATCGAGAACTCCCCCTACCGCACCCTGCTGGAGACCAACCAGTGGGCGGAGATCTGCAACATATTCACCCGGGACGCCTGCGCTCTGCTGGGCCTCTCGGTGGAGTCGCCCCTCAGCGTGAG ctttGCGTCAGGATGCATGGCCTTGCCAGTGCTGATGAACATCAAGCAGGTGATCGAGCAGAGACAGTGCAGTGGAGTGTGGACACACAAGGATGAGCTGCCT ATTGAAATCGACCTGGGTAAGAAGTGCTGGTACCACTCTGTGTTCGCGTGTCCCATCCTCCGCCAGCAGACGTCCGAGAGCAACCCGCCCATGAAGCTTATATGTGGGCACGTCATCTCCAGGGATGCCCTCAACAAACTCACCAACGCTGGGAA attGAAGTGCCCCTACTGCCCGATGGAGCAGAACCCGTCAGACGCCAAGCAGATCTTCTTTTGA